The Bacteroidales bacterium genome includes a region encoding these proteins:
- a CDS encoding AraC family transcriptional regulator yields MPIMHEQLSINTSHPVIARSFEYKRFTYPWHFHAEFEIIYTKEGYGERYVANHMEQFSPGDLILVGSNVPHYMKSALEYYHENRALSVTGVVIQFEKEFMSHAINNYIELASIKTLLDKSQRGLHFPYPANRMLVRIIENLPSYKNVERIANLLLLLEKMASFKSVRTLGSPHYSNSMSVYTDNRLKKVLSYITLNYTKPVGLEEVASMVAMNASAFSRFFKEKAGKSFMDYIIDMRVGYACKLLISDAMDIFQVAMECGFNTISHFNKIFKRQTGLTPSEYRKQFQ; encoded by the coding sequence ATGCCTATAATGCACGAACAGCTGTCGATTAATACAAGTCATCCTGTTATTGCCCGGTCTTTTGAATACAAAAGATTCACTTATCCCTGGCATTTTCATGCCGAATTTGAAATTATTTATACAAAGGAAGGTTATGGGGAGCGTTATGTTGCCAACCACATGGAGCAGTTTTCTCCGGGCGATTTGATCCTGGTAGGATCAAATGTTCCGCATTACATGAAGAGTGCATTGGAATACTATCACGAAAATCGTGCTTTGAGTGTAACAGGAGTAGTTATCCAGTTTGAAAAAGAGTTTATGTCCCATGCCATTAATAATTATATAGAATTAGCCTCGATAAAAACGTTATTGGACAAGTCACAGAGAGGACTTCATTTTCCTTATCCGGCGAATAGGATGCTGGTAAGAATAATTGAAAACCTACCCTCGTATAAGAATGTCGAACGGATTGCCAACCTGTTATTGCTGCTGGAAAAAATGGCTTCGTTTAAATCCGTTCGTACATTAGGAAGTCCCCATTACAGCAATTCCATGTCCGTTTATACCGACAACCGGCTAAAAAAAGTGCTTTCTTATATTACCCTGAACTATACCAAGCCTGTCGGCCTGGAAGAAGTGGCTTCCATGGTTGCGATGAACGCTTCGGCATTTTCCCGGTTTTTCAAGGAAAAAGCCGGTAAATCTTTTATGGATTATATCATAGATATGCGTGTAGGTTATGCATGTAAATTATTGATCAGCGACGCCATGGATATTTTTCAGGTGGCTATGGAGTGTGGATTCAATACGATCTCACACTTTAATAAAATTTTTAAACGACAAACAGGATTAACTCCTTCGGAATACCGGAAACAGTTTCAATAA
- a CDS encoding PmoA family protein, giving the protein MRPLVISLACLFAIVFNVAGKIRITVQSGQYDRIDCVVSAGIPDLNLKESSSVELYESTGKQKKPVPCQIIIEEGKAPVLFWTLDGKTDAGSVRTFYVKKIKENRPEKMLMEVEDNKKALILKKDGKNILQYNYAHVEPPEGADKSYGRSGFIHPAYSPEGNILTAIQPKDHYHHYGIWNPWTKIMYDGKTYDLWNLRSKQGTVRAKEIEDAYSGDVFAGCTASLDHYIFTTDNEKVIMNELWKIKAWNISDGFLWDFESHLHPSTSLPVLIKEYRYAGFGYRATEEWTRENCEMFTSEGKTRQQIDGTNARWIYITGDTKTGRSGLLFMGHPENYNFPEPLRIWDENANGRRGDAFINFAPTKNKDWELKANGHYVLKYRILSYEGEMTKEKAERLWNDFAHPPVVIAGSDK; this is encoded by the coding sequence ATGAGACCTCTGGTTATTTCTTTAGCCTGCCTATTTGCCATCGTTTTCAATGTAGCAGGAAAGATCAGGATCACTGTCCAGTCGGGACAATATGATAGAATCGATTGTGTCGTATCAGCAGGTATCCCTGACCTTAACCTTAAGGAATCGTCTTCAGTCGAATTGTACGAAAGTACCGGAAAACAGAAAAAACCCGTTCCCTGCCAGATCATCATTGAAGAAGGGAAAGCGCCTGTTCTATTCTGGACGCTTGATGGCAAAACCGATGCCGGTTCCGTCAGGACTTTTTATGTAAAAAAAATAAAGGAAAATCGACCTGAGAAAATGTTAATGGAGGTGGAGGACAACAAAAAAGCCCTGATTTTAAAAAAAGACGGTAAAAATATCCTTCAGTACAATTATGCCCATGTCGAGCCGCCGGAAGGTGCGGATAAGTCTTATGGAAGGAGCGGTTTCATTCATCCGGCTTATTCGCCTGAAGGGAATATCCTGACGGCGATCCAGCCCAAAGATCATTATCATCACTATGGTATATGGAATCCCTGGACGAAGATAATGTACGATGGAAAGACATATGATCTTTGGAATCTGAGAAGCAAACAGGGCACAGTAAGGGCAAAAGAGATCGAAGACGCATACAGTGGCGACGTCTTTGCAGGATGTACCGCAAGTCTCGATCATTACATATTCACGACGGATAATGAAAAAGTGATCATGAATGAATTATGGAAGATCAAGGCATGGAATATATCCGACGGATTCTTGTGGGACTTTGAATCGCATCTTCATCCTTCCACATCGTTGCCGGTGCTGATAAAAGAATATCGTTATGCCGGGTTCGGATATCGTGCAACGGAAGAATGGACGCGAGAGAACTGTGAAATGTTCACTTCGGAAGGAAAAACCCGGCAACAGATCGATGGCACCAATGCCCGCTGGATATATATTACCGGAGATACAAAGACCGGCCGCTCGGGCTTACTCTTTATGGGACACCCGGAAAATTATAATTTCCCGGAACCATTGCGCATATGGGATGAAAATGCAAACGGAAGAAGAGGCGATGCTTTTATTAATTTCGCTCCTACTAAAAATAAAGACTGGGAACTCAAGGCAAATGGCCATTATGTTCTTAAATACAGGATTTTATCATATGAAGGAGAGATGACAAAAGAAAAAGCAGAACGATTATGGAATGATTTTGCACATCCGCCGGTAGTCATTGCCGGTTCTGATAAATAA
- a CDS encoding Gfo/Idh/MocA family oxidoreductase — protein sequence MTSRRDFLKKAAAGGAGLIIAPTIVPSSVFGANAPSNRINIGAIGTGRISRDHDMPGVWKYDDVRIIAAADVDANRVNEAKTLIENYYSKKLGKPYSGFTTYENYQELLANKDIDAVLISTPDHWHAKQAIDAVRAGKDVYLQKPTSLTIEEGRKMSDAVNASGRILQIGSQQRSMEQFRIACELVRNGRIGQLKTIDVRLPGDPPGGNVEEMPVPKGFNYDMWLGQTPYVYYTVDRVHPQAGYGRPGWLRCEQFGAGMITGWGAHHFDIAHWAMDKEYSGPVEVWGKAKFPTSGLWNVHGDYETRMVYDNGVVVTGTTQSQEKPNGVLFTGTEGWIFVSRGAYQASPNEPISTSSKSLQASNSKILSPLTDKDPVRLYVSTDHHGNWLESVRTRKLNITPAEVAHRSCTACLLQHIAMKLNRKLYWDPILERFKNDDEANSMISRPHRPPYNF from the coding sequence ATGACTTCACGTAGAGATTTTTTAAAAAAAGCAGCAGCAGGCGGGGCCGGCTTAATTATAGCACCTACTATTGTACCGTCATCTGTATTTGGCGCCAACGCTCCCTCCAACAGGATCAATATCGGCGCCATCGGTACGGGACGCATATCCCGGGACCATGATATGCCCGGTGTATGGAAATATGATGATGTACGTATCATAGCAGCGGCAGATGTCGACGCCAACAGGGTAAATGAAGCCAAAACGCTGATAGAAAATTATTATTCGAAAAAGCTGGGTAAACCATATTCCGGATTTACCACATATGAGAATTATCAGGAATTATTGGCCAATAAAGACATTGATGCCGTACTGATCAGTACACCCGACCATTGGCATGCCAAGCAGGCGATCGATGCCGTGCGTGCGGGGAAAGATGTATACCTGCAAAAACCTACTTCCCTGACCATAGAAGAAGGAAGGAAGATGAGTGATGCGGTGAATGCTTCCGGACGTATCCTGCAGATCGGTAGCCAACAACGCTCTATGGAGCAATTCCGGATAGCCTGTGAACTGGTCAGGAACGGCCGCATCGGACAATTGAAGACCATCGATGTCCGCCTTCCCGGTGACCCTCCCGGGGGAAATGTCGAAGAAATGCCTGTTCCAAAAGGTTTTAACTATGATATGTGGCTGGGACAAACTCCCTATGTATATTATACGGTCGACCGGGTACATCCACAGGCAGGATACGGCCGTCCCGGATGGTTACGTTGCGAACAGTTTGGCGCGGGAATGATCACCGGATGGGGTGCACATCATTTTGATATCGCACATTGGGCCATGGATAAAGAATACTCCGGTCCGGTTGAGGTCTGGGGAAAAGCAAAATTTCCTACATCCGGATTATGGAATGTACATGGAGATTATGAAACAAGAATGGTATACGATAATGGCGTAGTGGTAACCGGAACCACCCAGAGTCAGGAAAAGCCCAACGGAGTTTTGTTTACGGGTACCGAAGGATGGATCTTTGTCAGCCGCGGCGCCTATCAGGCATCACCCAATGAACCGATCAGCACCAGCTCGAAATCTCTGCAGGCTTCCAATTCCAAAATATTGTCTCCATTAACAGATAAGGATCCTGTCCGTTTATATGTCAGCACCGATCATCATGGCAACTGGCTGGAAAGCGTAAGGACCCGGAAATTGAATATTACTCCCGCAGAAGTGGCTCACCGCTCATGTACGGCGTGTCTTCTGCAACATATTGCCATGAAACTGAACAGAAAGCTTTACTGGGATCCTATTCTGGAACGCTTCAAAAATGACGACGAGGCCAATTCAATGATATCCAGACCTCACAGGCCTCCTTATAATTTTTAG
- a CDS encoding RagB/SusD family nutrient uptake outer membrane protein yields MKKQIIIISTLFIGILTSGCNEFLDVTPDNVATLDYAFRLRSTAERFLFTCYSYMPSHSGTGENPALCGGDEFWLPPTSTNNAFAIAKGNQRMVNPYMNAWQGSAGSKDIYQGIRDCNVFLENIDKVPDMIQTEKKRWAAEVLFLKAYYHYYLVRMYGPIVLVRENLPVDAPPDQVRVPRSPVDECFDYIVSLLDEAFPSLPDIITNEVQENGRITQAICLSVKAKVLITAASDLFNGNKDYAGFANKDGTLLFNTEIEEGEKLAKWQKAVEACKAAIDFCHGIGHELYYYRPAFSVSKLTDTTMIQMNIRNAVCERWNSEIIWGNTNSWANSGGIQGSATPRGLDPALVSNQGTRGSLAPPLKIVEMFYSENGIPIKEDNSWDYNSRFKIMEPKESEAIYLKQGYLTAKMNFHREPRYYASLGFDGGIWYGQGHYDDRGSDLLYVSCKKGQPAAAINLANYSTTGYWPKKIVHFQSIIGSGNTYTTENYPWPVIRLADIYLLYAEALNEAVDSETNRDEAIGYLNLVRQRAGILPVRVAWLNHSSRPNKPESQGGLREIIRQERNIELMFEGHRFWDVRRWKTATEEMNMPITGWDLDQATAEGYYRERLIYEQTFTTRDYLWPLNESVILANSNLVQNPGW; encoded by the coding sequence ATGAAAAAGCAAATTATTATAATATCCACACTATTTATCGGGATCCTTACATCGGGATGTAACGAGTTTTTGGATGTTACACCTGACAATGTAGCGACCCTCGATTATGCCTTTCGCTTGAGAAGCACAGCTGAAAGGTTTTTATTCACGTGTTATTCTTATATGCCAAGCCATTCCGGCACCGGTGAAAATCCGGCATTATGCGGAGGTGATGAATTTTGGTTGCCACCGACAAGTACCAATAATGCTTTTGCCATAGCCAAGGGTAATCAGCGTATGGTAAATCCTTACATGAATGCATGGCAAGGTAGTGCGGGGAGCAAAGATATTTATCAAGGTATCCGGGATTGTAATGTATTCCTTGAAAACATTGACAAGGTTCCTGATATGATCCAGACAGAAAAGAAACGTTGGGCTGCCGAGGTGCTTTTCTTGAAAGCCTATTATCATTATTATCTGGTAAGAATGTACGGTCCGATTGTGTTGGTCAGGGAGAACCTGCCGGTAGATGCACCGCCTGATCAGGTGCGGGTTCCCCGTTCGCCGGTAGACGAATGCTTCGATTATATTGTTTCTTTGCTTGATGAAGCATTTCCTTCGCTTCCTGATATAATTACAAACGAAGTGCAGGAAAACGGACGGATCACACAGGCAATTTGTCTTTCGGTAAAAGCCAAAGTGCTGATAACGGCTGCCAGCGATCTGTTCAACGGTAATAAGGATTATGCCGGATTTGCTAATAAAGATGGCACACTCCTGTTCAACACTGAAATTGAAGAAGGTGAAAAGTTGGCGAAATGGCAAAAGGCGGTAGAAGCATGTAAAGCAGCCATTGATTTTTGCCACGGGATAGGTCATGAACTATATTATTATCGGCCGGCCTTTTCCGTAAGTAAACTTACCGATACCACCATGATACAGATGAACATACGGAATGCTGTTTGCGAAAGATGGAATTCTGAAATCATCTGGGGCAATACAAACAGTTGGGCCAATTCCGGAGGAATACAGGGTAGCGCTACTCCGCGCGGACTGGATCCTGCATTGGTATCGAATCAGGGAACGCGTGGAAGTTTGGCTCCCCCGCTGAAAATTGTTGAAATGTTTTACAGCGAAAATGGCATACCGATAAAAGAAGACAACTCCTGGGACTATAACAGTCGATTTAAAATTATGGAACCGAAAGAAAGTGAAGCCATATATTTAAAACAGGGATACCTTACAGCGAAGATGAATTTTCACAGGGAACCGCGCTATTATGCCAGCCTTGGATTCGACGGAGGTATCTGGTATGGTCAGGGACACTACGACGACAGGGGAAGCGATTTACTCTATGTTTCCTGTAAAAAAGGACAACCGGCTGCTGCTATTAATCTGGCGAATTATTCAACAACCGGTTATTGGCCTAAGAAAATCGTTCATTTCCAGAGCATCATAGGTTCAGGTAATACCTATACTACGGAGAATTATCCATGGCCGGTGATCCGTCTGGCAGATATCTACCTGTTGTATGCTGAAGCGCTCAATGAGGCTGTTGACTCGGAAACCAATAGAGATGAGGCGATCGGATATCTTAATCTGGTAAGGCAACGTGCAGGTATCCTGCCGGTACGTGTGGCATGGCTCAATCATTCAAGCAGGCCAAATAAACCCGAAAGCCAAGGAGGACTTCGAGAAATTATACGCCAGGAACGCAATATCGAATTAATGTTTGAGGGACATCGATTTTGGGATGTAAGGCGTTGGAAAACAGCAACAGAAGAAATGAATATGCCAATTACAGGCTGGGACTTGGATCAGGCGACAGCAGAAGGATATTATCGTGAAAGGCTCATTTACGAACAAACTTTTACCACGAGAGATTACCTATGGCCTTTAAATGAGTCGGTTATATTGGCGAATAGTAATTTGGTCCAAAATCCGGGATGGTAG
- a CDS encoding TonB-dependent receptor has protein sequence MKEQQDKGRRKWYPFPKIRCKIRILLPVVLLLNVFHISAEEYLPSVHSFQQGIRVTGAVTDDEGEMLTGVNVVIRGTTQGTTTDINGEYMITIPSDTSVLQFSFMGYRMQEIMVGNRRIIAVTLQAETTDIGEVTVVAFGTQKKESVIASITSVNPSELKVPSSNLTTAFAGRLSGVISYQRSGEPGADNADFFIRGVTTFGYKKDPLILIDGIESTSDDLSRVQTDDLESFSIMKDATATAMFGSRAANGVILIKTKEGREGPAKINLRFENSMSMPTRNVELADPITYMRLHNEAVLTRDPLGLLPYSLQKIDNTIAGMNEYMYPVTDWRKELIKDYTMNQRVNLNVSGGGKVASYYIAGSFNQNNGLLKVDKRNNFNSNIDLKTYALRLNVNVNVTKTTKINAKISGTFDDYSGPMQSGTQVYRDVMRSNPVLFPAYYPADEEHRWVQHIMFGNYDDGSGLWYMNPYAEMVRGYREYSKSVMNAQFEIRQELSFLLKGLSVRTMANTSRNAYFEVQRGYTPFWYQATSYNPQDDTYKLICLNEEGTGSGTEYLSYEPGSKTVSSNFYSETALDYANTFSDKHAVGGIVLFMVQTKLDGNTAVLQQSLPYRNVGIAGRATYSYDERYYTELSFGYNASERFHKSHRWGFFPSIGMAWTISNERFWEDLKKNVNNFKLKVTYGLTGNDAIGDANSRFLFLSEVNMSSSARSATFGREGGYSRNGIAINRYADPNITWETAKKINIGMEIGLFNKLEIQADIYQDKRSNILQDRASTPAEMGLSAQPKANIGKAEGRGIDLSVDYNHAINSDFWVQARANFTYAANEFIVYEEYDYQDAWWKSHKGYSISQQWGYLAERLFVDDQEARKSPTQTFSDYGGGDIKYHDVNRDGQITTLDQVPIGYPTTPEIVYGFGFSLGYKYFDFSAFFQGLARESFWINPQATAPFVSFFYDNESFTGIPQNQLLKAYADSHWSEDNQDLYAMWPRLSTTATGNTNNFQRSTWFMRNGAFLRLKQVEIGYTLPESIAEKLYMKSFRIYLSSTNPLCWSKFDLWDVEMGGNGLGYPIQKVFNIGVLLSF, from the coding sequence ATGAAAGAACAACAGGATAAAGGAAGAAGAAAGTGGTATCCTTTCCCAAAAATACGATGTAAAATAAGAATACTATTGCCGGTTGTATTATTGCTAAATGTATTCCATATATCGGCAGAAGAATATCTGCCTTCTGTACATAGCTTTCAACAAGGCATAAGGGTTACCGGTGCCGTTACGGATGATGAAGGTGAGATGCTTACCGGTGTCAATGTGGTTATCCGGGGTACAACACAGGGAACCACCACCGATATTAACGGAGAATATATGATTACCATACCAAGCGATACTTCAGTGTTGCAGTTTAGTTTTATGGGTTACCGGATGCAGGAAATAATGGTGGGTAACAGGAGAATTATAGCGGTTACCTTACAAGCGGAAACCACAGATATTGGCGAAGTAACTGTTGTAGCTTTCGGAACGCAAAAAAAGGAAAGTGTGATTGCTTCTATTACTTCAGTAAATCCATCCGAACTGAAGGTACCTTCAAGTAATCTTACTACAGCTTTTGCCGGACGCTTATCCGGCGTTATTTCTTATCAGCGTAGCGGTGAACCGGGTGCAGACAATGCAGATTTCTTTATTCGTGGAGTAACTACTTTTGGATACAAGAAAGATCCCCTCATATTAATCGATGGTATAGAAAGTACTTCGGATGATCTGTCGCGCGTGCAAACTGATGACCTTGAGAGCTTTTCTATCATGAAAGACGCTACCGCAACAGCCATGTTCGGTAGCCGTGCCGCTAATGGGGTAATACTTATCAAAACAAAAGAAGGGCGGGAGGGTCCGGCAAAAATAAATCTCCGTTTTGAAAATTCCATGTCAATGCCGACTCGTAATGTAGAATTGGCAGATCCCATTACTTATATGAGGTTACATAACGAAGCCGTGCTAACCCGCGACCCGCTGGGGCTGTTGCCCTATTCGCTTCAAAAGATTGATAATACCATTGCCGGTATGAATGAGTATATGTATCCTGTAACCGACTGGCGCAAAGAATTGATCAAGGACTATACCATGAATCAGCGGGTTAATCTGAATGTAAGCGGAGGTGGTAAGGTGGCCAGTTATTACATTGCCGGTTCTTTTAACCAGAACAATGGGTTATTGAAAGTAGATAAGCGCAATAATTTTAATAGCAACATTGATCTGAAAACATACGCGTTACGGTTGAATGTAAATGTAAACGTAACCAAGACGACGAAAATAAATGCTAAGATAAGCGGAACTTTTGATGATTATTCTGGCCCTATGCAGAGTGGAACTCAAGTTTATCGTGATGTGATGCGTTCTAATCCGGTACTGTTCCCTGCTTATTATCCTGCCGATGAGGAACACCGGTGGGTACAACACATCATGTTCGGCAATTATGACGATGGTAGCGGCTTATGGTATATGAATCCGTATGCTGAAATGGTGCGTGGCTATAGGGAATATTCCAAATCAGTGATGAACGCCCAGTTTGAAATAAGGCAAGAACTTTCTTTTTTATTGAAAGGTCTTTCTGTTCGCACAATGGCTAACACCAGCAGGAACGCTTATTTTGAAGTACAACGCGGTTACACGCCATTCTGGTATCAGGCAACTAGTTATAATCCTCAAGATGATACCTATAAGCTTATATGCCTGAACGAGGAAGGTACTGGTAGCGGCACAGAATACCTGTCGTATGAACCAGGCTCAAAAACAGTAAGTTCCAATTTCTATTCCGAAACGGCTTTGGATTATGCGAATACTTTTTCAGACAAACATGCTGTAGGAGGTATCGTGCTTTTCATGGTGCAAACTAAATTGGATGGAAACACGGCTGTCCTGCAACAATCTTTACCATACCGGAATGTCGGTATTGCAGGACGGGCTACATATTCATACGACGAGAGATATTATACTGAGTTAAGTTTCGGATATAATGCTTCCGAACGTTTTCATAAATCGCACCGATGGGGATTTTTTCCTTCCATTGGTATGGCATGGACCATTTCCAATGAACGGTTCTGGGAAGATCTCAAGAAAAACGTCAACAATTTCAAATTGAAAGTAACTTATGGCTTGACGGGAAATGATGCCATTGGGGATGCAAATTCCCGGTTCCTGTTTCTTTCGGAAGTTAACATGAGTTCTTCTGCAAGGAGCGCCACTTTTGGTCGCGAAGGCGGGTATTCCCGCAATGGTATAGCTATTAATCGCTATGCTGATCCCAATATTACATGGGAAACTGCAAAAAAAATAAATATCGGGATGGAAATAGGGCTTTTCAATAAACTGGAAATACAAGCCGATATATATCAGGACAAACGGAGCAATATTCTGCAGGATCGTGCTTCCACGCCCGCAGAAATGGGGCTTTCCGCTCAGCCTAAAGCAAATATCGGCAAAGCAGAAGGACGAGGTATCGATCTTTCGGTAGATTATAACCATGCGATTAATAGTGATTTCTGGGTGCAGGCACGGGCAAATTTTACTTATGCCGCCAACGAATTTATTGTTTATGAAGAATATGATTATCAGGATGCCTGGTGGAAATCTCATAAAGGCTATTCCATCAGTCAACAATGGGGATATCTGGCCGAACGTTTGTTTGTTGATGATCAGGAAGCCAGAAAATCTCCCACGCAAACCTTTTCCGATTATGGTGGCGGTGATATCAAATATCACGATGTGAACCGTGACGGACAAATCACTACTCTTGACCAGGTGCCGATAGGTTATCCGACCACTCCTGAAATTGTTTATGGTTTCGGTTTTTCTTTAGGATATAAATATTTTGATTTTTCTGCTTTTTTCCAGGGATTGGCGCGTGAATCGTTTTGGATTAATCCGCAAGCTACAGCACCTTTTGTTAGTTTCTTTTATGACAATGAATCGTTTACCGGAATTCCCCAAAACCAGCTATTGAAGGCATATGCCGATAGTCACTGGTCGGAAGATAATCAAGACCTTTATGCTATGTGGCCTAGATTAAGCACCACTGCTACTGGAAACACCAATAATTTTCAACGTAGTACATGGTTTATGCGTAACGGGGCTTTTTTGCGGCTAAAACAAGTGGAGATCGGGTATACATTGCCTGAGTCTATCGCAGAAAAGCTTTATATGAAAAGTTTCAGGATTTACTTGAGTAGCACCAACCCATTATGTTGGAGTAAATTTGACCTTTGGGATGTTGAAATGGGTGGAAATGGCCTGGGATACCCGATTCAAAAGGTATTCAACATAGGTGTTTTATTGTCGTTTTAA
- a CDS encoding DUF4959 domain-containing protein, translating to MKRTYILYIQALFLFLFLIYSCSEPDKGIPADDGTVPSQITDIDITQIPGGATLTYQLPSDGNILYVMAEYRLGDGILHNKKSSYFSSSITLEGFPDTNPYDINLYSVSRSGVKSEPVTKTIVPLTPPYQSAHDALQLEPTFGGMRVYFENPSRANLKFIVVTADSLGKFYQAYTHYTQIETGNFAIRGFDPTQRVFGVYTLDRWNNHSDTLFAEINPWYEEKLDKTRFVNAKLPSDVYEPHMSSSYSLEVIWNDIWGTSGCFHSKPSTGIPQWFTIDLRAKARLSRMKFYHRTTTGTDGQYNAGDPQIFVIYGSNTLTDEWDDNWILLGHFESIKPSGAAGYTDEDVQYACHEGEDFDFINNDPFRYIRFKTLKTWGGVTYIYIAELTFWGEVLETY from the coding sequence ATGAAAAGAACATACATATTATACATACAAGCATTGTTCCTCTTTTTGTTTTTAATATATTCCTGTTCAGAGCCTGACAAAGGAATTCCGGCAGACGATGGGACAGTACCATCGCAGATTACGGATATTGATATAACCCAAATTCCTGGTGGAGCAACGCTAACCTACCAATTACCCTCTGATGGAAATATCCTGTATGTAATGGCAGAATATAGATTAGGTGATGGTATTCTGCATAATAAAAAGTCGTCTTATTTTAGCAGTTCCATCACTCTGGAAGGATTTCCGGATACAAATCCATATGATATAAATTTGTATTCCGTATCCCGCAGTGGAGTAAAATCGGAACCTGTAACAAAAACTATCGTTCCACTCACTCCACCTTATCAGTCTGCACATGATGCTCTCCAATTGGAACCGACATTTGGCGGGATGAGAGTTTATTTCGAAAACCCAAGCCGGGCAAACCTGAAATTTATAGTGGTCACCGCTGATTCGTTAGGGAAATTTTACCAGGCATATACTCATTATACCCAGATAGAAACAGGAAATTTCGCTATAAGAGGGTTTGATCCCACGCAACGGGTATTTGGGGTCTATACATTAGATCGCTGGAATAATCATTCGGATACTCTCTTTGCGGAAATAAATCCCTGGTATGAGGAAAAACTGGATAAAACACGTTTCGTTAATGCCAAGCTACCTTCGGATGTATATGAACCACATATGAGTAGCAGTTATTCTCTTGAAGTTATATGGAACGATATATGGGGGACAAGTGGATGTTTTCACTCAAAACCGAGTACTGGTATTCCGCAATGGTTTACCATTGACCTGAGGGCAAAAGCCCGTTTGAGCCGGATGAAGTTTTACCATCGTACAACCACTGGTACCGATGGACAATATAATGCCGGCGATCCTCAAATCTTTGTAATATATGGAAGCAATACTCTCACAGATGAGTGGGATGATAATTGGATATTGCTGGGACATTTCGAATCGATAAAGCCGTCGGGTGCTGCTGGTTATACTGATGAAGATGTGCAGTATGCTTGTCACGAAGGAGAGGATTTTGATTTTATCAACAACGATCCGTTCAGGTACATAAGGTTTAAAACGCTCAAAACATGGGGTGGTGTAACTTATATATATATCGCCGAACTTACGTTCTGGGGCGAAGTATTGGAAACATATTAG
- a CDS encoding discoidin domain-containing protein → MKHFKKIIIGYIISIVCLSACTEMDHTYKEFWENGELEYPASVDSVKVFPGKNRIGFEWQILADPSVTHVKMYWNNKSDSLMLPVETGSLKTIINDLKEGTYSFTIYTYDGKGNQSIPYEITSKVYGETYQNSLYVRLVKDAYYDEDENLMIVVWGDPVDETSFGSEMLYMTENGMHKVLVSPDVDTLKFTDYDVASGSFNYRTAYLPAPMALDTFYTPFQSVTIKGPIRELNRTGWTVTASSWDTRYPNTNANPRTPEMVLDGVVSTRWVNEISPTQTDYPHWIALDMKSTANVYGVILYGGNINESPSMVTLWTSEDGENWTSMGTYSMKKQSGYQYFEFNDPQQAQYVKIECTAASGGTKNVSLYEVGVYTR, encoded by the coding sequence ATGAAACATTTTAAAAAAATTATAATAGGATATATTATTTCTATCGTATGCTTGTCAGCATGTACGGAAATGGATCATACATATAAGGAATTCTGGGAAAACGGAGAATTGGAATACCCCGCATCGGTAGATTCTGTAAAAGTTTTCCCGGGAAAAAATCGTATTGGGTTTGAATGGCAAATATTAGCTGATCCGAGTGTTACACATGTCAAAATGTATTGGAATAACAAAAGTGATTCCTTGATGTTGCCGGTAGAGACAGGTTCTTTAAAAACAATAATTAATGATTTAAAGGAAGGAACATATTCATTTACCATATATACATATGATGGGAAGGGAAATCAATCTATCCCGTACGAAATAACCAGTAAAGTCTATGGCGAAACCTATCAGAACTCATTGTATGTAAGACTGGTGAAAGATGCATATTACGACGAAGATGAAAATCTAATGATTGTTGTATGGGGTGATCCGGTCGATGAAACTTCTTTCGGCTCTGAAATGTTATATATGACAGAAAATGGAATGCATAAAGTTCTGGTATCTCCTGATGTCGATACGCTTAAATTTACGGACTATGATGTAGCATCCGGATCTTTTAATTATCGAACAGCATATTTACCTGCTCCAATGGCATTAGACACTTTTTATACTCCTTTTCAAAGCGTAACAATAAAAGGTCCTATCAGGGAATTGAACAGGACAGGCTGGACCGTGACAGCATCCAGTTGGGATACCCGTTATCCGAATACCAATGCAAACCCGCGTACTCCTGAAATGGTGCTTGATGGTGTGGTTAGTACGAGATGGGTAAATGAAATAAGCCCTACACAAACAGACTATCCTCACTGGATTGCATTAGACATGAAAAGTACGGCAAATGTTTACGGAGTTATCCTGTATGGTGGTAATATCAATGAATCGCCAAGTATGGTAACTCTTTGGACAAGCGAAGATGGTGAAAATTGGACTTCTATGGGAACATATTCCATGAAAAAGCAAAGTGGATACCAGTATTTTGAATTTAATGATCCTCAGCAGGCCCAGTATGTCAAAATTGAGTGTACTGCAGCATCAGGTGGTACTAAAAACGTATCTTTATATGAAGTGGGTGTTTATACGCGATAA